One genomic region from Sparus aurata chromosome 15, fSpaAur1.1, whole genome shotgun sequence encodes:
- the LOC115596280 gene encoding (E2-independent) E3 ubiquitin-conjugating enzyme FATS: MSVGFRGWRFPSISTPNINEASSKAIAASLHRNVLSWGVWRGQEEKESVSLRAIAHSASSQTADCGVFKLFRTASVPDVVGRSPKAAFSSVTFATRKVLPSSSTSQDLVYPSSTPAQHVKVSAVRKVPETFGGRVSSSTTGAMRVSNSQTDVCRQNPTTVTPNGLRQAYSAADGLAVRDRGKRRAQRSDTEGGGKRDVIGGSLTNLSSQPSYRSCIHLEVPLRSKSSVVFLDKSLSISLAELEGRRAGQPTLYRSTLSIRLGAATRCRSSTDNKPSKTNEGCRRAGAATSGHNKHSGRGSSLGHCRGPLSKHRARKVERIAPAHGVNSKAHDSNTQRHSDTLGLLSFRGPGPSNTKAGRRKENADEAAFLTRSNFKHRQRTSNTGPVDYRTRSKQAGSDKTGERQEQEHDGSTEPPKAALDKTYSRLKDDSLGGTSKNLSLKEALERFRPDFISRSQGRVRRLEQRAVRRRALQDSNPDLAQGLREDRCKPKRNCTTPDPLSDNLFKPRERSISGREMQLRSRRIYNKLPEVTKKKEEEKKRAVSETNRLRADVFKKRLLDRILQR, from the exons ATGTCAGTGGGTTTCCGCGGTTGGAGATTCCCAAGCATATCGACACCTAACATCAATGAG GCCTCGAGTAAGGCTATCGCTGCTTCACTGCACAGGAATGTCCTGTCGTGGGGTGTGTGGCGGGGgcaagaggagaaggagagtgTGTCCCTCAGAGCAATAGCACACTCTGCTTCCTCTCAGACTGCAGATTGTGGCGTTTTCAAGCTGTTCAGGACTGCGAGTGTCCCAGATGTGGTGGGAAGGAGTCCAAAAGCAGCTTTTTCGTCCGTCACCTTCGCAACCCGGAAGGTTTTGCCATCAAGTTCCACCTCGCAGGACCTTGTGTATCCATCATCGACTCCAGCGCAGCATGTGAAGGTATCAGCTGTAAGAAAAGTGCCAGAAACTTTTGGAGGAAGAGTCTCATCCAGCACCACAGGCGCAATGAGAGTGTCCAACTCCCAAACGGACGTGTGCAGACAGAATCCAACCACCGTGACGCCAAATGGGCTCAGACAGGCCTACTCAGCAGCTGATGGATTGGCTGTGAGAGATcgagggaagaggagagcacAACGCAGCGACACCGAAGGTGGCGGAAAGCGGGACGTGATAGGTGGCTCCTTAACGAACCTGTCCTCACAGCCCTCCTACCGCTCTTGCATCCATCTCGAGGTGCCTCTGAGGTCCAAaagctctgttgtgtttctggACAAGTCACTCTCCATTTCCCTCGCGGAACTAGAGGGAAGGAGAGCAGGTCAACCCACTTTGTACAGGTCCACCTTGTCCATTCGCCTCGGCGCCGCAACCCGCTGCAGATCCTCTACAGACAACAAACCATCCAAAACAAATGAGGGTTGCAGGAGAGCCGGAGCGGCCACGTCAGGCCATAACAAACACAGTGGCCGAGGGAGCAGTTTGGGTCACTGCAGAGGCCCTCTATCAAAGCACCGGGCCCGCAAGGTTGAGCGAATAGCACCCGCTCACGGTGTTAACAGCAAGGCTCATGATTCAAACACGCAGCGCCACAGTGATACTTTGGGATTATTGTCATTCAGAGGGCCAGGCCCCTCAAACACAAAGGCTGGGAGGCGGAAGGAGAATGCAGATGAGGCAGCCTTCCTTACCCGGAGCAATTTCAAGCACAGGCAGCGCACCTCCAATACTGGCCCAG TCGACTACAGAACACGGAGCAAGCAGGCAGGGAGTGACAAGACGGGGGAACGACAAGAACAAGAACATGACGGTTCCACAGAGCCTCCGAAAGCTGCTTTGGATAAAACCTATTCCCGACTGAAGGATGACTCTCTGGGAGGCACATCCAAGAATCTCAGCCTCAAA GAGGCTCTGGAGCGCTTCAGGCCAGACTTCATCAGCCGATCTCAGGGACGGGTGAGGAGGTTAGAGCAGAGGGCTGTGAGAAGGAGAGCCCTGCAGGACTCCAATCCAGACCTGGCGCAGGGCCTCAGGGAGGATCGATGCAAACCAAAGAGGAACTGCACCACACCGGACCCACTTAGCG ATAACCTTTTCAAGCCTAGAGAGAGGTCTATATCAGGCAGAGAGATGCAGCTGAGGTCCAGACG gATTTACAACAAGCTGCCAGAGGTGacaaagaagaaggaggaggagaaaaagagggctGTGTCAGAAACGAACAGATTGCGAGCAGACGTCTTTAAAAAG agacTTCTGGACCGGATCCTGCAGAGATAA